A window of the Thermodesulfobacteriota bacterium genome harbors these coding sequences:
- a CDS encoding NifU family protein, whose translation MKEKVEEALNKIRPMLQADGGNVELVDVEDGVVKVRLQGACAGCPMSQMTLKNGIEKILKKEIPEVKSVESAD comes from the coding sequence ATGAAAGAAAAAGTTGAGGAAGCTTTAAACAAAATCAGGCCGATGTTACAAGCTGATGGAGGTAACGTGGAACTTGTTGATGTGGAAGATGGGGTGGTAAAGGTACGGTTGCAGGGCGCATGTGCCGGATGTCCCATGTCCCAAATGACTTTAAAAAACGGAATTGAGAAAATATTGAAAAAGGAAATCCCGGAGGTTAAATCGGTAGAATCTGCAGACTGA
- a CDS encoding response regulator, producing MPKSILIVDDDTSIIVALQFLLEQNGYKTMVAFSGEEAMETIAIVEPDLILLDIMLPVIDGFEVCQRIRENPRWNHIRIVLLTALGGEANVTKGMALGADAYITKPFFNAQVLQKVSKLLSPSAKTGK from the coding sequence ATGCCTAAAAGCATACTCATTGTTGATGATGATACCAGCATCATTGTAGCATTACAGTTTTTACTGGAGCAAAATGGGTATAAAACCATGGTGGCTTTCAGTGGCGAAGAGGCCATGGAGACGATCGCGATTGTTGAACCGGACTTGATTTTGCTGGACATCATGCTTCCGGTTATCGACGGGTTTGAGGTATGCCAGCGGATTCGGGAAAACCCAAGGTGGAATCATATTCGGATAGTACTGCTCACTGCTTTGGGAGGCGAAGCCAACGTTACCAAAGGAATGGCGCTCGGGGCTGATGCATATATCACAAAGCCATTTTTCAATGCACAGGTTTTGCAAAAAGTGAGTAAATTGTTAAGTCCGTCGGCTAAAACCGGCAAATAA
- the scpA gene encoding methylmalonyl-CoA mutase codes for MPEHPDKQKWTDLATKQLRGKSLESLDWETPEGIRVKPLYTAEDLEGMEHVNTLPGLEPYVRGPMATMYAGRPWTIRQYAGFSTAKDSNAFYRRNLAAGQKGLSVAFDLATHRGYDSDHPRVIGDIGKAGVAIDSVEDMKILFDQIPLDQMTVSMTMNGSVLPILAGYIVAAEEQGVKHEQLGGTIQNDILKEYLTRNTYIYPPEPSMRIVSDIIAFCSKNMPKYNTVSISGYHMMEAGANSVLQTAFTLADGLQYVRAALDAGLDIDAFAPRLSFFFGVGMNFFMEIAMLRAARFLWHELISRFNPKNPKSTMLRTHVQTSGWSLTEQDPYNNIIRTTLECLAAALGGTQSLHTNSFDEAVGLPTDFSARISRNTQIIVKEESQICHVVDPLGGSYYVEALTDGIIKESRKIINEVEELGGMAKAIETGMPKLRIEESAARKQARIDQGLDVIVGVNKYQIEEEPLEDVREVSEAVREEQIQRLKEIKASRDTAAVKKALDAITSAAESNGNLLEACLPAVRARATVGEISDAMEKIFGRFVATTQCISGIYAAEFGDSEIFASVRKRTDNFLEKEGRRPRILVTKMGQDGHDRGIKVIATAFADLGFDVDISPMFQTPEEAAKMAVENDVHVVGASSLAAGHKTLIPQLIENLKKEGGGDIQVVVGGVIPPADYKFLYDAGVVGVFGPGTVITDSANKVLNALEGNT; via the coding sequence ATGCCTGAACATCCTGACAAACAAAAATGGACGGATCTTGCCACCAAACAACTCAGAGGAAAATCTCTGGAATCACTGGACTGGGAAACTCCTGAGGGGATACGGGTAAAACCCCTTTATACCGCAGAAGACCTGGAAGGAATGGAGCATGTCAACACCCTTCCGGGACTTGAACCTTATGTCCGGGGCCCCATGGCTACAATGTACGCAGGACGCCCCTGGACCATTCGCCAGTATGCAGGATTTTCAACGGCAAAGGATTCAAACGCATTTTACAGGAGAAACCTTGCTGCCGGGCAGAAAGGGCTTTCGGTGGCCTTTGATCTTGCCACCCATCGGGGATATGATTCAGACCACCCCAGGGTGATCGGTGATATTGGGAAAGCAGGAGTGGCCATAGATTCGGTCGAAGATATGAAGATCCTTTTTGATCAGATTCCTCTGGATCAAATGACGGTTTCCATGACCATGAACGGTTCGGTACTGCCGATTCTTGCCGGATATATTGTTGCTGCGGAAGAACAGGGGGTAAAGCATGAGCAGCTTGGTGGTACGATACAAAACGATATATTAAAGGAGTACCTGACCAGAAACACATACATCTATCCTCCTGAGCCTTCCATGCGAATCGTATCCGATATTATCGCTTTTTGTTCTAAAAATATGCCCAAATATAATACGGTCAGTATAAGCGGCTATCACATGATGGAGGCCGGAGCAAATTCCGTTCTCCAGACCGCTTTTACACTGGCGGACGGCCTTCAATATGTGCGGGCGGCCCTTGACGCGGGGCTCGATATCGACGCCTTTGCCCCGCGCCTGTCGTTCTTTTTTGGAGTTGGCATGAATTTTTTCATGGAAATCGCCATGCTCCGAGCCGCCCGTTTTCTGTGGCATGAATTGATCAGCCGGTTTAATCCGAAAAATCCGAAATCGACCATGTTAAGAACCCACGTTCAAACATCGGGCTGGAGCCTTACAGAGCAGGACCCGTATAACAATATCATCAGAACCACACTTGAATGTCTGGCCGCCGCGCTCGGCGGGACCCAGTCTCTTCATACCAACTCCTTTGATGAGGCAGTGGGGCTTCCCACCGACTTTTCAGCTCGAATTTCCAGAAATACACAGATTATTGTCAAAGAGGAATCCCAGATTTGCCATGTGGTTGATCCTTTGGGCGGATCTTATTACGTCGAAGCCCTCACCGATGGCATTATCAAAGAATCCAGAAAAATTATCAATGAAGTCGAAGAGTTGGGCGGTATGGCTAAGGCTATAGAAACCGGTATGCCGAAGCTTAGAATTGAAGAATCCGCAGCAAGAAAACAGGCCCGTATCGACCAGGGCCTGGATGTCATTGTTGGAGTAAATAAGTATCAGATAGAGGAAGAACCCTTAGAAGATGTTCGTGAAGTGTCGGAGGCGGTACGTGAAGAGCAGATTCAGAGATTAAAAGAGATAAAGGCCTCGCGTGATACTGCTGCCGTTAAAAAAGCGCTAGATGCTATTACCAGTGCCGCTGAATCCAATGGAAACTTGCTTGAAGCCTGTCTCCCTGCTGTAAGGGCAAGGGCCACAGTGGGTGAAATTTCCGATGCCATGGAAAAGATCTTTGGGCGGTTTGTAGCTACCACCCAGTGTATATCCGGGATATATGCTGCAGAGTTCGGCGACAGCGAAATTTTTGCTTCCGTTAGGAAAAGAACGGATAACTTTCTGGAAAAAGAGGGACGACGGCCCAGGATACTTGTCACCAAGATGGGTCAGGATGGCCACGACCGTGGGATCAAGGTGATTGCCACCGCATTTGCAGACCTTGGGTTTGATGTGGATATCAGCCCCATGTTCCAGACTCCGGAGGAAGCAGCAAAGATGGCCGTGGAAAACGACGTGCATGTCGTAGGGGCTTCAAGCCTGGCTGCCGGGCACAAAACCCTCATTCCCCAGCTGATAGAAAATCTGAAAAAAGAAGGCGGCGGAGACATACAAGTGGTTGTCGGTGGCGTGATTCCCCCGGCAGATTATAAGTTCCTTTATGATGCCGGTGTCGTCGGGGTATTTGGACCGGGGACCGTTATTACCGATTCTGCAAATAAAGTCTTAAATGCCCTTGAAGGAAATACATAG
- the mce gene encoding methylmalonyl-CoA epimerase has protein sequence MKVLKIDHLGIAVKSIDEGKKFWTDVLGLEFEGSETVESQKVTTAFFPVGESEVELLESTAPDGPIAKYLEKKGEGIQHIAFRVKNIEDALNELKEKGVRLIDEKPRMGAGGAKIAFLHPKATHGVLVELCER, from the coding sequence ATGAAGGTACTCAAAATCGACCATCTTGGTATTGCGGTCAAAAGCATTGATGAAGGGAAAAAGTTTTGGACAGACGTTCTGGGGCTTGAATTCGAAGGCTCTGAAACCGTTGAATCGCAGAAAGTCACCACGGCTTTTTTCCCGGTAGGAGAAAGTGAAGTGGAGCTGTTGGAATCCACCGCACCGGACGGACCCATTGCCAAATATCTGGAAAAGAAAGGCGAGGGAATCCAGCACATCGCTTTCCGTGTTAAAAACATCGAAGATGCTTTAAATGAATTAAAGGAAAAAGGTGTAAGACTCATTGATGAAAAACCAAGAATGGGTGCAGGTGGAGCAAAGATTGCATTTCTGCATCCAAAAGCAACTCACGGAGTTTTGGTAGAGCTGTGTGAAAGATAA
- the tgt gene encoding tRNA guanosine(34) transglycosylase Tgt: MFNAVSKSTESRARTGVLKTAHGEVKTPVFMPVGTLGTVKSLSPEELVGCGAQIILGNTYHLYLRPGCEVIQHFSGLHRFMNWDGPILTDSGGFQVFSLAKLTKLDEKGVEFQSHIDGSKHLIAPEKAIEIQACLGSDIVMCLDQCIKYPASLNDTKDAMELTTRWGKRCKQEFAKQRNSSSGQALFGIIQGGMFKELREMSTEAMVKIGFAGFAIGGLSVGEPKEIMYEMADFTLPKLPESKPKYIMGVGTPEDLVELVALGADMFDCVLPTRNARNGQLFTRYGTINICNSRFKHDTDPIESGCTCYTCKNFSRAYLRHLYMTKELLAYRLNTVHNIHYYTSLMEQMRNEIENDAFEAFRKDFYSKQHRGST, translated from the coding sequence ATGTTTAATGCTGTTTCAAAATCTACGGAGTCAAGAGCCAGAACAGGAGTATTGAAGACCGCCCACGGCGAAGTGAAGACCCCGGTTTTTATGCCGGTGGGAACTTTGGGAACGGTTAAATCGTTGTCTCCGGAAGAACTGGTTGGGTGTGGCGCACAGATCATACTTGGCAATACCTATCATTTATACCTGAGACCGGGTTGTGAAGTTATACAGCATTTTTCAGGACTTCACCGGTTTATGAACTGGGATGGACCCATCTTAACGGATAGCGGCGGATTCCAGGTATTTTCCCTGGCAAAACTTACAAAACTGGATGAAAAAGGAGTTGAATTCCAATCCCATATCGATGGGTCAAAACACCTGATTGCTCCTGAAAAGGCAATTGAAATCCAAGCTTGCCTTGGCTCGGATATCGTTATGTGTCTCGATCAGTGTATCAAGTACCCTGCAAGCCTAAATGATACCAAAGATGCCATGGAACTGACCACACGCTGGGGAAAAAGATGCAAACAGGAGTTTGCTAAACAACGGAATTCCAGCTCCGGCCAAGCACTGTTTGGGATTATCCAGGGTGGTATGTTCAAGGAACTTCGTGAAATGTCAACGGAGGCAATGGTCAAAATCGGATTTGCCGGTTTCGCCATAGGCGGGCTGAGCGTGGGTGAGCCAAAAGAGATTATGTATGAGATGGCGGATTTTACCCTTCCGAAGCTGCCGGAATCAAAACCAAAATATATCATGGGGGTGGGGACTCCAGAAGATCTGGTGGAACTGGTCGCCCTTGGGGCGGATATGTTTGATTGCGTTCTTCCTACCAGAAATGCAAGAAACGGTCAGCTGTTTACCCGGTACGGAACGATAAATATTTGCAATTCCCGCTTTAAACATGATACAGACCCCATAGAGTCCGGTTGCACCTGTTACACATGCAAAAATTTTTCCAGAGCCTATTTGCGACACCTGTATATGACAAAAGAACTTCTTGCCTATCGATTAAATACGGTTCATAATATCCATTATTACACAAGTCTGATGGAACAAATGAGAAATGAAATAGAAAATGATGCATTTGAAGCCTTTAGAAAGGATTTTTATAGCAAACAACACAGGGGGTCAACATGA
- a CDS encoding pyridoxal phosphate-dependent aminotransferase: MTIAKKIEVILEKSSWIRKMFEEGTRLKQKHGAQNVYDFSLGNPNIEPPDSFKTALKETVASTGAMGHAYMPNTGYPHVRKAVADYLTTEQGVQVTENEVIMTCGAAGALNATLKAITDPGDEIITPTPYFVEYNFYADNHGGILKPVPTKPDFTLDIDAISSAVNEKTKAIIINSPNNPTGQIYSKQNLKELGELLEKMGGKYGRTIYLISDEPYRKIVYDGHTVPSIFACYNESIVGTSYSKDLSIPGERIGFVAVNPNASFKKELLGGITFANRTLGFVNAPALMQRVIGAIQGECVDISAYARKRKLLCDGLGECGYEFITPPGTFYLFPKTPVKDDVEFIQALQEELILAVPGSGFGCPGYFRIAFCVEDETIKNAIPGFKKVIQKYH; this comes from the coding sequence ATGACAATCGCAAAAAAAATTGAGGTTATACTTGAAAAGTCTTCCTGGATCAGGAAGATGTTTGAAGAGGGTACGCGTCTTAAACAAAAACACGGTGCCCAAAACGTTTATGATTTCAGCCTGGGTAATCCAAACATTGAACCTCCTGATAGTTTTAAGACTGCGCTCAAAGAAACGGTTGCTTCAACCGGTGCGATGGGTCACGCCTATATGCCGAATACAGGTTATCCCCATGTGCGCAAGGCTGTGGCGGATTATCTGACAACGGAACAGGGTGTGCAGGTCACGGAAAACGAAGTCATAATGACCTGCGGCGCGGCAGGAGCGCTGAATGCAACTCTTAAAGCCATCACCGATCCGGGTGATGAGATTATCACGCCGACCCCCTATTTTGTGGAATATAATTTCTATGCGGATAACCATGGTGGAATTTTAAAACCTGTACCGACAAAGCCCGATTTTACCCTTGATATAGATGCGATTTCATCTGCAGTTAATGAAAAGACAAAAGCCATTATCATCAATTCCCCCAACAATCCGACCGGACAGATATATTCAAAGCAAAACTTAAAAGAACTCGGCGAGCTTTTAGAAAAGATGGGGGGGAAATACGGCAGGACTATATATCTTATATCGGATGAACCGTACCGCAAGATTGTATATGACGGGCACACGGTTCCGAGCATATTTGCCTGCTACAATGAAAGCATCGTCGGCACCTCGTATTCCAAAGACCTCTCCATACCGGGAGAACGCATCGGGTTTGTCGCTGTAAATCCAAACGCTTCATTTAAAAAGGAGCTTTTAGGCGGCATCACATTTGCCAACCGAACACTCGGATTCGTAAACGCGCCTGCCCTCATGCAGCGGGTGATAGGTGCCATTCAGGGAGAATGCGTAGACATTTCCGCCTATGCCAGAAAAAGAAAGCTTTTATGCGATGGCCTTGGTGAATGCGGGTACGAATTTATTACCCCTCCCGGTACCTTTTACCTTTTCCCCAAAACGCCGGTTAAAGATGATGTAGAATTTATACAAGCCCTGCAGGAAGAGTTGATCCTTGCCGTGCCTGGTAGCGGATTCGGTTGTCCGGGTTATTTTAGAATTGCATTCTGCGTGGAAGATGAAACCATTAAAAATGCAATCCCCGGATTTAAAAAGGTTATACAAAAGTATCACTAG
- a CDS encoding propionyl-CoA synthetase, with protein MTNQYNEAFEKSINDPDSFWGEAAENVAWYKKPDMVLDASNKPFYRWFTGGEINTCYNALDFHIENGLGDQDALIYDSPVTNTIKKYTYNELRDEVAKFAGVLASLGVRKGDRVLIYMPMIAESAIAMLACARIGAVHSVVFGGFAAKELAVRIDDANPKVIVSASCGIEVAKVIPYKPLLDGAIDMSSSKPEKCIILQRPMETAGMIEGRDHDWANLMADARPHDCVPVAATDPLYILYTSGTTGVPKGVVRDNGGHVVALKWTMKNIYNVDQGDVYWAASDVGWVVGHSYIIYGPLFRGCTTILFEGKPVGTPDAGVFWRVISEHKVNCLFTAPTAFRAIKREDPQAKMMKKYDLSCFKALFLAGERLDPDTLKWAENALKVPVIDHWWQTETGWAIAANCLGLHHFPVKEGSPTKPAPGWNLQVLDTGTKEPIKRGDIGALVVKLPLPPGTLPTCWNNDEGFLKAYMEEFPGYYKTADAGFIDEDGYVFVMTRTDDIINVAGHRLSTGAMEEVLADHPDVAECAVLGVEDKLKGQVPIGFVVLNAGVTRNHEDILKEVVQMVRDRIGPVASFKTATVAKRLPKTRSGKILRGTIQSIADNKEWKMPATIDDPATLAEMEDALVGIGYAKARK; from the coding sequence ATGACCAATCAGTATAATGAGGCATTTGAAAAATCGATTAACGACCCGGATAGCTTCTGGGGTGAAGCAGCGGAAAATGTGGCCTGGTATAAAAAACCCGACATGGTTCTGGATGCTTCCAACAAACCGTTTTACCGCTGGTTTACAGGTGGTGAAATCAATACCTGTTACAACGCTCTTGATTTTCACATTGAAAACGGACTGGGTGATCAGGATGCCCTAATCTATGACAGTCCGGTTACGAATACGATAAAAAAATATACTTATAATGAACTACGAGACGAGGTGGCTAAATTTGCAGGCGTACTTGCTTCACTGGGAGTAAGAAAAGGAGACAGAGTTCTTATTTATATGCCGATGATTGCAGAATCGGCAATTGCAATGCTGGCCTGTGCCCGTATTGGCGCTGTTCATTCAGTGGTTTTTGGAGGGTTTGCAGCAAAAGAGCTGGCTGTTCGCATTGATGATGCAAATCCCAAGGTCATTGTATCCGCCTCTTGCGGTATCGAGGTGGCAAAAGTGATCCCCTATAAACCGTTACTGGATGGCGCCATCGACATGTCGTCATCAAAACCGGAAAAATGTATCATACTCCAGCGGCCGATGGAAACCGCCGGGATGATTGAAGGTCGGGACCATGACTGGGCAAATCTCATGGCAGATGCCAGACCCCATGATTGCGTACCGGTGGCCGCCACCGATCCACTTTATATTCTGTACACTTCAGGCACTACCGGCGTACCCAAGGGGGTGGTCCGTGATAACGGTGGTCATGTGGTGGCCCTGAAGTGGACCATGAAAAACATTTATAATGTCGACCAAGGTGATGTTTACTGGGCCGCCTCCGATGTAGGCTGGGTGGTGGGACATTCATATATTATTTACGGTCCGCTTTTCAGAGGCTGCACCACGATTCTATTCGAAGGCAAACCTGTGGGCACACCGGATGCCGGCGTTTTCTGGCGCGTCATTTCAGAGCATAAAGTGAACTGCCTGTTCACCGCCCCCACCGCTTTTCGGGCCATTAAACGCGAGGATCCTCAGGCAAAAATGATGAAAAAATATGATCTATCCTGTTTTAAAGCCCTTTTCCTAGCTGGAGAACGCCTGGATCCCGACACTTTAAAATGGGCCGAAAATGCTCTAAAGGTGCCGGTCATCGATCACTGGTGGCAGACTGAAACCGGCTGGGCCATTGCCGCCAACTGCCTTGGTCTTCACCACTTTCCGGTAAAAGAAGGTTCACCCACAAAGCCGGCCCCCGGGTGGAACCTGCAGGTGCTCGATACGGGAACAAAAGAACCGATCAAACGGGGTGATATCGGTGCTCTGGTTGTCAAACTGCCACTGCCCCCGGGAACGCTTCCCACCTGCTGGAATAACGATGAAGGCTTCCTGAAGGCCTATATGGAAGAATTCCCCGGCTATTATAAAACCGCCGATGCAGGTTTTATTGATGAGGACGGTTATGTCTTTGTGATGACACGCACCGACGATATTATTAATGTGGCCGGACACCGCCTTTCCACCGGCGCCATGGAAGAGGTTCTGGCCGACCATCCGGATGTCGCCGAGTGTGCCGTTTTGGGTGTTGAAGACAAGCTCAAGGGACAAGTCCCGATTGGCTTTGTTGTACTCAATGCCGGTGTCACCCGTAACCATGAGGACATCTTAAAGGAGGTCGTTCAGATGGTGCGGGATCGAATCGGTCCGGTGGCTTCATTCAAAACGGCGACAGTCGCCAAGCGCCTACCGAAAACCCGTTCCGGCAAAATTCTCAGGGGTACGATCCAGAGTATCGCCGACAACAAAGAATGGAAAATGCCTGCAACCATCGACGATCCTGCAACTTTAGCTGAAATGGAAGACGCACTTGTCGGAATTGGATATGCAAAAGCAAGAAAATAG
- a CDS encoding sodium:solute symporter family protein codes for MSGTTWVYIMLGIYIVYCFYWGLKGYFSEKTSSGYAIAGRSIPFVAFLMAATAASFSGWTFVGHPGAIWAAGLVYAFCSFYVVIIPMTGTFFAKRNWLMGKRYGFVTPGDMYAYYYNSEALRWLTVLTAVLYSVFYSAVQLMASAALFQVVCGVPFTVGAVFMAFIVWFYVAAGGLKASTWVGVIQFVLMIAGIIALGAFVLAQFGGWSGFLAAVNNLDNKYLEIPGLIHFELNRKWTAIYILTYMFALMGIQSSPAFTMWNFGIKSPKPLAWQQAFMTVFVVGFSLFFFAAFQGLGARILELQGVEGFVGIKSNMVVPMLMSKFLPPFVLGLVFMGAISAIHSTAAPYVGTGGSILLRDVYWRYIRKQQASDAEQIWVNRIFSTIITALALVVGLTSSSMLVILGAFATSFGAVMYILQLGVLWGFRFPRIGAVLGVLAGMIAVIVTYNYKILTIHPAAWGTGIGLIVAYLCRGFGVKDDEETIKRQNEVRTWLDDVDAPTESGKKWRTLSKFSVPVWFFFAIGPGALLAHKAFSFGGFPPIWSWQLVWWFYAIVMMWALCFKAEMATTSVTQMERAETERMAVVQG; via the coding sequence ATGAGTGGAACAACTTGGGTTTATATAATGCTGGGAATTTATATCGTTTACTGTTTTTACTGGGGTCTTAAGGGATATTTTTCCGAAAAAACCTCTTCCGGTTATGCCATTGCCGGCCGGTCGATTCCGTTTGTGGCCTTTTTAATGGCTGCTACAGCCGCGTCTTTCAGCGGATGGACATTTGTCGGTCACCCGGGAGCTATCTGGGCCGCAGGGCTGGTGTATGCTTTTTGCTCATTTTATGTGGTTATCATTCCAATGACCGGCACCTTTTTTGCCAAGCGCAACTGGCTCATGGGTAAACGTTATGGCTTTGTGACTCCCGGGGATATGTATGCATACTACTATAACAGCGAAGCCCTGCGCTGGCTGACCGTGTTAACGGCCGTTTTATACTCCGTTTTCTACTCTGCGGTACAACTGATGGCTTCGGCCGCACTTTTTCAGGTGGTCTGCGGCGTCCCTTTTACGGTAGGAGCCGTGTTCATGGCGTTTATCGTCTGGTTCTATGTGGCTGCCGGCGGCCTTAAGGCCAGTACATGGGTCGGCGTGATCCAGTTCGTCCTGATGATTGCCGGCATCATTGCCCTGGGGGCCTTTGTGCTCGCCCAGTTCGGGGGATGGTCCGGTTTCCTGGCAGCGGTCAATAATTTAGATAACAAGTATCTTGAGATTCCGGGCCTGATCCATTTTGAGCTGAACCGCAAATGGACCGCTATCTATATTCTCACTTACATGTTCGCTCTTATGGGAATCCAATCCTCTCCGGCTTTCACTATGTGGAATTTCGGAATTAAATCGCCCAAACCGCTGGCCTGGCAGCAGGCTTTCATGACAGTGTTCGTGGTCGGTTTTTCTCTCTTTTTCTTTGCCGCTTTCCAGGGTCTCGGTGCCCGCATCCTTGAATTGCAGGGCGTGGAAGGATTTGTAGGCATTAAAAGCAATATGGTGGTACCGATGCTGATGAGCAAGTTTCTGCCACCTTTTGTTCTGGGTCTTGTTTTCATGGGAGCCATTTCTGCCATTCATTCCACCGCTGCCCCCTATGTCGGCACCGGAGGCTCGATTTTATTGCGGGATGTTTACTGGCGCTATATCCGAAAACAACAGGCCAGTGATGCCGAACAGATCTGGGTAAACCGGATATTTTCAACAATTATTACGGCTCTGGCTTTGGTTGTCGGGCTGACGTCATCATCCATGCTGGTCATTCTCGGCGCTTTTGCCACATCCTTCGGGGCAGTGATGTATATCCTTCAGCTGGGTGTACTTTGGGGTTTCAGGTTTCCCCGGATTGGCGCTGTTTTGGGCGTATTAGCCGGAATGATCGCGGTGATTGTTACCTATAATTACAAAATACTGACCATTCATCCGGCTGCATGGGGAACAGGTATCGGACTTATTGTTGCTTATTTATGCAGAGGGTTTGGCGTAAAAGACGACGAAGAGACAATTAAGCGGCAGAACGAAGTGCGGACCTGGCTGGACGATGTGGATGCCCCCACTGAAAGTGGCAAAAAGTGGCGTACTTTGAGCAAGTTTAGTGTGCCCGTCTGGTTCTTTTTTGCTATCGGCCCCGGAGCGCTGCTCGCCCACAAGGCGTTTTCATTTGGCGGGTTTCCCCCAATATGGTCCTGGCAGCTGGTCTGGTGGTTTTATGCCATCGTCATGATGTGGGCACTTTGCTTTAAAGCCGAAATGGCAACCACGTCTGTAACACAAATGGAACGCGCCGAAACCGAACGAATGGCTGTCGTGCAGGGATAA